TCGCCACTCCGGTGCTGCGCGAGGCGGAGACGGTGGCGATGGCCCCGGCCGGCGGCGGTGGCGGCTACCCGCCCGCCGCCACCGGGCCGCAGACCCGGCAGATCCCGGCCCGGGTCGGCGACCCGCGCCAGCGCAAGGCGTCCTCCTGGCTGATCGCCCTGTTCAGCGCGGTAGGCGTGCTGGCCGTGATCGCCCTGGTCGCCGCCCTGATGTGGAGCCAGCAGCAGGACAAGGACCTGAAGTCGGTCCCCACCCTCGCCGGAAAGACGCGGGACGCCGCGTTCACCGAGATCAGCAAAGCTGGCTTCAATCCGGTGGTCGGCGACCCGGTGCTGAACAGCACCTGCGCCGAGGGCACCGTGGTCGGCCAGAACCCGCAGCCGAACGCCCGCCTGAAGCAGGCCAGCACGGTCACCATCCAGCTCTGCGGCGGCAAGCCCGACGTGGCTGTCCCGCCCGGCCTCGAGGGCAGCAAGGAAGAGAGCGCAGTCGCTCGCCTCGCGGAGGTCAAGCTCGGTGCCACGATCAAGCCGGTCGACAGCCCGGAGAGCGAGGGCATCGTCGTCAAGGTCAACCCGCCGTCGGGCCAGAAGGTGCCCGAGGGAACGAAGGTGACCCTCGAGGTGTCGAAGGGCAACGTCCGTGAGGTGCCGGACGTCGTCGGGCTGAGCGTGGACGAGGCCACGCGCACCCTGCGCAACGCCGGCTTCGTGGTGAGCGTCCAGAATGGCCCCGAGGTGCCGGCGGCGCAGGCCGGCAAGGTCACCGACCAGAGCCCGAACGGCAAGGAGAAGAAGCCGAGCGGCACCAAGGTGACCATCAAGGTGAGCCAGGCGGAGGAGGTCGAGGAGACGCCCAGCCCGTCGGTGACGCCGACGCCGACGCCGAGCGGCACGCCGACGACGCCGGGTAGCGGTGGTGGCTCCGGCCAGCCGATCTTCCCGCCGCCGGTCCGGCTTCCCGAGGAGTAGTCGTCCGCTCCTGGATGCGGGGCCTCCGGAAGGGCTCCGCCGCCGACCGTCCGAGGACGAGCCGGTGGCGACGGCATCTGCTGCGCGGGGTGATCCTGGGCGTGGTCGTGCTTGTGCTGTGCAGTGTCCCGTGGCTCTGGACGACGATTGGCGCGCGCGGGCACACGTACGGCGAGGCGGACGCTCCGATCGCGGACGTCGTGATCGTCCTGGGTACCGCGGTGGCTGCGGACGGGCGGCAACCGGGCGAGCGGCTCGTCGGCCGGCTGGAGACCGCTGCCGAGCTGGTGCGTACCGGGCGGGCGCGGGTGGTGCTGGTCTCCGGCGACGGGGGCGGCACGTCCGGCGACGAGCCGACAGTGATGACCGCGTACCTGACCGAGAAGCTCGGCGTGGATCCGCGTCGGGTGGTGGCGGACCCGTTCGGCCTGGACACGTACGACAGTTGCGCCCGCGCGAGTGAGGTGTACGGCGTCGAGCGGGCTCTGGTCGTGACGCAGTCCTATCACCTGTCCCGGGCGGTGACGCTCTGTCGACACCTCGGCCTCGACGTCGACGGGGTGGCCGCTCGGTGCGATGGTTGCGGGTCGGGCCTGCTCGCGCGGAAGGCCGCCCGCGACTACTTCGCCAGCGGCAAGGCCGCCTGGGACGCTTTCCGGGGCCGGCCGCCCGCGGTCCGGTCCTCGGTGAACCCCTCAGTGCGGGACGCGCTGAGGAGCTGACCGGTCGGGGCGGGTCTGGACGAGACAGTCCTGACTCAAGACGGGGCTGGGCTGGGGTGGGGCTGCGGGTAAGGGCGGTGGCCATCGGCTGTGGCTGC
The DNA window shown above is from Micromonospora lupini and carries:
- the pknB gene encoding Stk1 family PASTA domain-containing Ser/Thr kinase; its protein translation is MTAQARLLGGRYQVGELLGYGGMAEVHRGRDLRLGRDVAIKMLRTDLARDATFQMRFRREAQNAASLNHPAIVAVYDTGEETAPTGETLPFIVMEFVNGRTLKEVLGAEGRLQPRRALEICADMCAALEFSHRHGIIHRDIKPGNVMLTQTGQVKVMDFGIARALASGATTMTQTSAVIGTAQYLSPEQARGEAVDARSDVYAAGCVLFELVCGHPPFVGDSPVSVAYQHVRETPPTPSDINPDVTPAVDAIVLKALSKNPLNRYQSAGEMRADLLRAAAGRPVLATPVLREAETVAMAPAGGGGGYPPAATGPQTRQIPARVGDPRQRKASSWLIALFSAVGVLAVIALVAALMWSQQQDKDLKSVPTLAGKTRDAAFTEISKAGFNPVVGDPVLNSTCAEGTVVGQNPQPNARLKQASTVTIQLCGGKPDVAVPPGLEGSKEESAVARLAEVKLGATIKPVDSPESEGIVVKVNPPSGQKVPEGTKVTLEVSKGNVREVPDVVGLSVDEATRTLRNAGFVVSVQNGPEVPAAQAGKVTDQSPNGKEKKPSGTKVTIKVSQAEEVEETPSPSVTPTPTPSGTPTTPGSGGGSGQPIFPPPVRLPEE
- a CDS encoding SanA/YdcF family protein, which encodes MRGLRKGSAADRPRTSRWRRHLLRGVILGVVVLVLCSVPWLWTTIGARGHTYGEADAPIADVVIVLGTAVAADGRQPGERLVGRLETAAELVRTGRARVVLVSGDGGGTSGDEPTVMTAYLTEKLGVDPRRVVADPFGLDTYDSCARASEVYGVERALVVTQSYHLSRAVTLCRHLGLDVDGVAARCDGCGSGLLARKAARDYFASGKAAWDAFRGRPPAVRSSVNPSVRDALRS